In a genomic window of Anoxybacter fermentans:
- the cas10 gene encoding type III-A CRISPR-associated protein Cas10/Csm1 gives MDKDRIYLAALLHDVGKFLERAKYYGDKNLARLLLNKLEFSNKSYFFSSCLEEVIQSVLYHYEPRDDFERIIQLADWLSSSEGRDEKENTDNVDVYYKMPLQSIFGRLFKEEKKYGYKLKKMSLETIFPEDGLKEISYRDYVDDFLDELVKVNNESQLYYLLEKYLWSVPEQASGCYTDISLFDHSKTTAAIAVCLYHQYQAGELDKKELNLMTDSTKNQFLLINADISGIQDFIFNISSKGASKSLKGRSVYITLISEIVARYIIDELELKEANLLYNGGGNFYILAPACKEEKLKEVRKNILETLLNAHNGELYFAIAGLPFSPADFSNFAELWTRASRKVAELKQKKWSEIDLKSNFKKIFGPLNDGESQNNTCDVCGVSRKNRELISNEDDLKICSMCNSFIELTKEKLKEANYYIIKRGNYGENKSINNYNDVFKSFGYQIDFLKSFDNKKSSNELVYKINDTNFLEEGCDGFIFGAYNLPINEKGNLMTFEELAVRAVREGRGDKKLGVLKLDVDNLGWIFIKGFEKNKTISRITSLSRMLGLYFKGYINCLIKQKGWQNKIYVVFSGGDDTFIVGSWNTIIEFGKEFYERFRDYTCHHSKITFSAGISIFRYNFPVVKFAEITEGALERAKNFIEENEKIPGKNKISLFGEVFNWEEFKRIIEIKDVLIDIVKRNGNKRAILNKVMRSTKGFKKILEQSNKNLFDNLRFWRLVYYLRELNKNNKNDENDAEKIINIYQKIVINNLLHKKEVKKIMIIPVAVKMAEMETKKYSKGD, from the coding sequence TTGGATAAAGATAGGATATATTTGGCTGCCTTGTTACATGATGTTGGTAAATTCTTAGAAAGAGCTAAATATTATGGAGATAAAAATTTAGCTCGATTATTATTAAACAAATTAGAGTTTAGTAATAAAAGTTATTTTTTTTCTAGTTGTTTAGAAGAGGTTATTCAATCTGTTTTATATCATTATGAACCAAGAGATGATTTTGAAAGAATTATTCAACTGGCTGATTGGTTGTCTTCATCTGAAGGAAGAGATGAGAAAGAGAATACAGATAATGTAGATGTTTATTATAAGATGCCTTTGCAATCTATTTTTGGAAGACTATTTAAGGAAGAAAAAAAATATGGGTACAAACTAAAAAAAATGTCTTTAGAGACTATTTTTCCAGAGGATGGTTTAAAAGAAATTTCTTACAGGGATTATGTAGATGATTTTTTAGATGAATTAGTGAAAGTGAATAATGAATCACAATTGTATTATCTTTTAGAAAAGTATTTATGGAGTGTACCAGAACAAGCAAGTGGTTGTTATACTGATATTTCACTTTTTGATCATTCTAAAACTACAGCAGCTATTGCTGTTTGTCTTTACCATCAGTATCAAGCAGGTGAATTGGATAAAAAAGAGCTGAATTTGATGACTGATAGTACTAAAAATCAATTTTTATTAATAAATGCTGATATTTCTGGCATTCAGGATTTTATTTTTAATATTTCTTCTAAAGGAGCCAGTAAAAGTTTAAAGGGCCGTTCGGTCTATATAACTTTAATTTCAGAAATAGTTGCGAGATATATTATAGATGAATTGGAATTAAAGGAAGCCAATTTGCTTTATAATGGCGGAGGTAATTTTTATATTTTAGCTCCGGCATGTAAAGAAGAAAAATTAAAAGAAGTTAGAAAAAATATTTTGGAAACCCTTTTGAATGCACACAATGGAGAACTTTATTTTGCAATTGCTGGACTGCCCTTTTCACCTGCTGATTTTAGTAACTTTGCCGAATTATGGACCAGGGCAAGTAGAAAGGTGGCAGAATTAAAGCAAAAAAAATGGAGTGAGATTGATTTAAAGAGTAATTTTAAAAAAATATTTGGCCCTTTAAATGATGGAGAGAGCCAGAATAATACTTGTGATGTTTGTGGAGTGAGTAGAAAGAATAGGGAACTAATATCTAATGAAGATGATCTAAAGATTTGTAGTATGTGTAATAGTTTTATCGAATTGACAAAAGAGAAGCTAAAAGAGGCTAATTATTATATTATCAAAAGGGGCAATTATGGTGAAAACAAATCTATTAACAATTATAATGATGTTTTTAAGTCTTTTGGTTATCAAATCGATTTTTTAAAAAGCTTTGATAATAAAAAATCATCAAATGAACTAGTTTACAAAATAAATGACACAAATTTTTTGGAAGAAGGTTGTGATGGTTTTATATTTGGCGCGTATAATTTACCTATTAATGAAAAGGGAAATTTAATGACATTTGAAGAATTAGCAGTGAGAGCAGTACGGGAAGGCCGGGGAGATAAAAAATTAGGGGTTTTAAAACTTGATGTTGATAATTTGGGTTGGATTTTTATCAAAGGATTTGAAAAAAACAAGACTATTTCGCGGATTACTTCTTTAAGCAGGATGTTGGGGCTTTATTTTAAGGGATATATAAATTGTTTGATTAAGCAAAAAGGTTGGCAGAACAAAATTTATGTTGTTTTTTCTGGTGGTGATGATACTTTTATTGTCGGCAGTTGGAATACGATTATCGAGTTTGGAAAAGAGTTTTATGAAAGATTCAGGGATTATACCTGTCATCATTCTAAGATAACATTTTCGGCTGGCATTTCTATTTTTAGATATAATTTTCCTGTTGTTAAATTTGCTGAAATTACAGAAGGTGCTTTAGAAAGAGCTAAAAACTTTATTGAGGAAAATGAAAAGATACCTGGGAAAAATAAAATTTCTCTTTTTGGTGAGGTATTTAATTGGGAAGAATTTAAACGAATAATTGAAATAAAGGATGTATTGATTGACATAGTTAAGAGAAATGGAAACAAGCGCGCTATATTAAATAAGGTTATGAGGAGTACTAAAGGTTTTAAAAAAATATTGGAGCAATCGAATAAAAATCTTTTTGATAATTTAAGATTCTGGCGTTTGGTTTATTATTTACGAGAGTTAAATAAAAATAATAAAAATGATGAGAATGATGCAGAGAAAATTATTAATATTTACCAAAAAATAGTAATTAATAATTTGTTGCATAAAAAAGAAGTTAAAAAGATAATGATTATTCCGGTTGCAGTTAAAATGGCTGAGATGGAAACTAAAAAGTATAGTAAGGGGGATTAA
- the csm2 gene encoding type III-A CRISPR-associated protein Csm2 — translation MKKERGKTKYKNDRFSNRNELINYFKNVVLDLDNADYDEFCEKVKKYAEQLRPQKYDKTNKVTTSMIRKVYNKIMNAKSIIDLKMLRPQFAYLAGRNEKNVVLKEFIEMLDSIVKSLRDQKQLVYFQRFMEAIVAYRKYVGDDE, via the coding sequence ATGAAAAAAGAAAGAGGTAAAACTAAATATAAAAATGATAGGTTTTCAAATAGAAATGAGTTAATTAACTATTTCAAGAATGTAGTTTTAGATTTGGATAATGCTGATTATGATGAATTTTGTGAAAAAGTTAAAAAATATGCTGAGCAATTACGTCCACAGAAATATGACAAAACTAACAAGGTAACTACTTCTATGATTAGAAAAGTTTATAATAAAATTATGAATGCTAAAAGTATAATTGATTTAAAAATGTTAAGACCTCAATTTGCTTATTTAGCAGGCCGTAATGAAAAGAATGTTGTATTAAAAGAGTTTATAGAAATGCTAGATTCAATAGTTAAAAGTCTGAGAGACCAGAAACAATTGGTTTATTTTCAGAGATTTATGGAAGCGATTGTTGCTTATCGAAAATATGTTGGTGATGATGAATAA
- the csm3 gene encoding type III-A CRISPR-associated RAMP protein Csm3, translating into MKGKIFIEGKIIVKTGLMIGGSDTDVMIGGIENNVIKNSEGIPYIPGSSLKGKIRCLLELAEGRYQGLIIVSEKDDSGKFKKHYNEFNNAEEYEKIKNKYKDNSQYKISIKANHCNCGECDICAIFGVSASVNSKVGRTRLYVRDAELDLIHFEENRDTLFKNLELNYTESKWENTIDRLTSAASNPRLTERVPAGARFNFNLVYNIFEDEDIDRFNFVLKGLRLLEDDYLGGSGSRGYGKIKFDDLEFTIKTLEEYEGKNVAVPIYNGEKKDLSISFEELDFSKVKRRIISESS; encoded by the coding sequence TTGAAAGGAAAGATTTTTATTGAGGGAAAAATAATTGTTAAAACAGGACTTATGATTGGCGGTTCAGATACAGATGTTATGATCGGTGGAATTGAAAATAATGTTATCAAAAATTCAGAAGGAATACCGTATATTCCTGGTTCTTCTTTAAAAGGAAAGATTAGATGTCTTTTGGAATTGGCAGAAGGCAGATATCAGGGGTTAATTATTGTTTCTGAGAAAGATGATTCAGGAAAATTTAAGAAACATTATAATGAATTTAATAATGCAGAAGAATATGAGAAAATTAAAAATAAATATAAAGATAATTCACAATATAAAATTAGTATTAAGGCTAATCACTGCAATTGTGGTGAGTGCGATATTTGTGCTATTTTTGGTGTATCTGCTAGTGTTAATTCAAAAGTGGGAAGAACTCGTTTGTATGTGAGAGATGCTGAATTAGATTTAATTCACTTTGAAGAAAACAGAGATACATTGTTTAAGAATTTGGAATTAAACTATACAGAAAGCAAATGGGAAAATACCATTGACAGATTAACTTCTGCCGCTTCAAATCCTCGATTAACTGAAAGAGTACCTGCAGGAGCAAGATTTAATTTTAATTTAGTTTATAATATTTTTGAAGATGAAGACATAGACAGATTTAATTTTGTTTTAAAAGGGCTTAGATTATTGGAGGATGATTATTTAGGCGGTAGTGGCTCAAGGGGTTATGGAAAGATAAAGTTTGATGATTTAGAATTTACTATTAAGACATTAGAAGAATATGAGGGGAAAAATGTGGCTGTCCCAATTTATAATGGAGAGAAAAAAGATCTTTCCATTAGTTTTGAGGAATTAGATTTTAGTAAAGTAAAAAGGAGGATAATCAGTGAAAGTAGTTAA
- the csm4 gene encoding type III-A CRISPR-associated RAMP protein Csm4, with protein sequence MKVVKLLIGDRAKFHFGNYKRELTSVFSSDSLFSAIINNYALLYPEKTEQIIDKFRKREYLISSCYLGIDFWNGEKKKKTIYFLIKPFWRIGRDRNEENDDDLRKRKMIKKLKYLSLNVYNDLLNAWNEEKGFFEYDLSAQFIIGNKFCISNQEVDDLNLTFEEKRKLADLNFIKEYSTPKVAVNRITNKSEAFYYENNIELSYKKIGDYTLKPFFYFLANQAFVENKEIRASLNLLCDEGLGGRRSMGIGQFQNCVYEDITGVLSHEGNKYISLSIVFPKKEEVDNVLSYNLVKRNGYIFSNGGRAFRKKDVRVMQEGSIFNCKVEGQFLDLKPEGFKLPHKVYLNGNSFLIGFGGGK encoded by the coding sequence GTGAAAGTAGTTAAACTGCTTATTGGTGATAGAGCTAAATTTCATTTTGGTAATTATAAACGGGAACTAACAAGTGTTTTTTCTTCCGACAGTTTATTTTCAGCTATTATTAATAATTATGCCTTGCTTTATCCGGAAAAAACAGAACAGATAATTGATAAGTTTAGAAAAAGAGAGTATTTAATATCATCTTGTTATTTGGGAATAGATTTTTGGAATGGAGAAAAAAAGAAAAAAACCATCTATTTCTTGATTAAACCATTTTGGAGAATAGGTAGGGATAGAAATGAAGAAAATGATGATGATTTAAGAAAAAGAAAGATGATAAAAAAATTAAAATATCTTTCGTTGAATGTTTATAATGATTTGTTAAATGCGTGGAATGAGGAGAAAGGTTTTTTTGAGTATGATTTATCCGCTCAATTTATTATAGGCAATAAATTTTGTATAAGTAATCAAGAGGTAGATGATTTGAATTTAACTTTTGAAGAGAAAAGAAAACTCGCAGATTTAAACTTCATTAAAGAATATTCTACTCCTAAAGTTGCAGTAAACAGAATAACAAATAAATCTGAAGCATTTTATTATGAGAATAATATAGAACTTTCATATAAGAAAATTGGTGATTATACATTAAAACCATTTTTTTACTTTTTGGCAAATCAAGCTTTTGTTGAAAATAAAGAAATCAGAGCATCTTTGAATTTATTATGTGATGAAGGTCTTGGCGGCAGGAGAAGTATGGGAATAGGCCAATTTCAAAATTGCGTGTATGAAGATATTACAGGGGTTTTAAGTCATGAGGGAAATAAATATATTTCACTTTCAATAGTTTTTCCTAAAAAAGAAGAAGTTGATAATGTATTAAGTTATAATCTTGTTAAAAGAAATGGTTATATATTTTCAAATGGTGGACGGGCTTTTAGAAAAAAAGATGTCAGGGTCATGCAGGAGGGTAGTATTTTTAATTGCAAAGTTGAAGGACAGTTTTTGGATCTAAAACCTGAGGGTTTTAAATTGCCACATAAAGTTTATTTAAATGGGAATAGTTTCTTAATTGGATTTGGAGGCGGTAAATAA
- the csm5 gene encoding type III-A CRISPR-associated RAMP protein Csm5 — MNLVLEILTPMHIGNGDVLSPYSDYIYKDGQIYYINHQKLEDFIFKLDNASSLIDKFVDIIKKQASGNQSSKYKLENFFEANNLDIKEFTDKIVDCNTDIKNKQILKCIYTGSRPYIPGSTLKGAIRTSLIYGYLKRNSYNLNEIISIWKQNKYSYIGQDIFGKFSRDIMKFLQVSDTEPFSDTDIEIIETYRVDIESGKTKNPVVFECLKRNLSTKFSMTSKGKKNYHHLEDDFDYLYEQNEAVIFDYINDFFEDAIKREISELKSKYKGKGENPFLNIISFYEQLLNEIMEFKQNKNGAVLRIGAGKTFFENTINNIFSKNEFEEIKKIKKIKNNNPFPKTRTVVVDCEIIKNSLGWIKIYKEE; from the coding sequence ATGAATTTAGTTTTAGAAATATTAACGCCTATGCATATTGGAAATGGAGATGTTTTATCTCCTTATAGTGATTATATTTATAAGGATGGACAGATTTATTATATTAATCACCAAAAGCTGGAAGATTTCATCTTTAAATTAGATAATGCCAGCTCTTTAATTGATAAGTTTGTAGATATTATTAAAAAGCAAGCAAGTGGTAATCAAAGTTCGAAATATAAGTTGGAGAATTTTTTTGAAGCTAATAATCTTGATATAAAAGAGTTTACTGATAAGATAGTTGATTGTAATACTGATATTAAAAATAAACAGATTTTAAAGTGTATTTATACAGGTAGTAGGCCTTACATACCGGGGAGTACTTTAAAAGGTGCTATTAGAACCAGTTTGATTTATGGTTATTTAAAAAGAAATAGTTATAACTTAAATGAAATTATAAGTATATGGAAACAAAACAAATATAGTTATATAGGGCAAGATATCTTTGGAAAATTTAGTCGGGATATAATGAAGTTTTTACAGGTTTCAGATACTGAGCCTTTTTCTGATACTGATATTGAAATAATAGAAACATATAGAGTAGATATTGAATCAGGCAAAACAAAAAATCCGGTGGTTTTTGAATGTTTAAAAAGAAATTTGTCAACAAAATTTAGTATGACCAGCAAAGGGAAAAAAAATTATCATCATTTAGAAGATGATTTTGATTATTTGTATGAACAAAATGAAGCAGTTATATTTGACTATATTAATGATTTCTTTGAAGATGCTATTAAGCGAGAGATCAGTGAACTTAAAAGTAAATATAAAGGCAAAGGTGAAAATCCATTTTTAAATATAATCAGTTTTTATGAGCAGCTTTTAAATGAGATAATGGAATTTAAACAAAATAAAAATGGTGCTGTATTGAGGATAGGGGCTGGTAAAACATTTTTTGAAAATACGATAAATAATATTTTTAGTAAAAATGAATTTGAGGAAATAAAAAAAATAAAGAAAATCAAAAACAATAATCCTTTTCCCAAAACCAGGACTGTGGTTGTGGATTGTGAAATTATAAAAAATAGTCTGGGTTGGATTAAAATTTATAAGGAGGAATAA
- a CDS encoding CRISPR-associated endonuclease Cas6 has protein sequence MIIKQSILQFEIGENLSLNYGHYLRGYFANRFSEVLFHNHLQDGKLRYGYPLIQYKIVEGKPIVIGLNEGADLLGKYFLDLTELVLRNKVYKGFEKKLEVKNIKIKTTSTMKYCYQFLSPWVALNQKNYHIYLQNKNSMHFNEKEFLQRLLVGNILSFAKSIGWWVESQIFILPEVRQVMVNFKGQKLIGFVGHFYSNVALPDLIGLGNSSARGFGTIKRKVRI, from the coding sequence ATGATAATTAAACAATCAATATTACAATTTGAGATTGGTGAAAACCTATCATTGAATTATGGACATTATCTTCGTGGATATTTTGCTAATCGTTTTTCAGAGGTATTATTTCATAATCATCTGCAGGATGGAAAATTAAGATATGGTTATCCATTGATCCAATATAAAATTGTTGAAGGTAAACCTATTGTTATAGGTTTAAATGAAGGAGCAGATTTACTTGGCAAATATTTTCTTGATTTAACAGAACTGGTGTTAAGAAATAAGGTATATAAAGGTTTTGAGAAAAAACTAGAGGTTAAGAATATAAAAATAAAAACTACTTCAACAATGAAATATTGTTATCAATTTCTTTCTCCCTGGGTAGCGTTAAATCAAAAGAATTATCATATATATTTACAGAATAAAAATTCTATGCATTTTAATGAAAAAGAATTTTTACAGAGATTATTGGTGGGGAATATATTAAGTTTTGCAAAATCAATTGGTTGGTGGGTAGAATCACAGATATTTATTTTACCGGAAGTGCGTCAGGTGATGGTTAATTTTAAAGGCCAAAAGTTGATAGGCTTTGTGGGGCATTTTTATTCTAATGTGGCTCTTCCAGATTTGATAGGGTTAGGCAATTCATCAGCCAGAGGGTTTGGAACAATTAAGAGAAAGGTTAGAATCTAA
- a CDS encoding MTH1187 family thiamine-binding protein has protein sequence MPIAEVTVVPLGTGDTSLSRYVADCHRILKKEKIKFQLTPMGTILEGDLDKIFEVVKKLHEVPFDAGALRVSTTLKIDDRRDRKASMEQKIRSVEEKLQES, from the coding sequence ATGCCAATAGCAGAAGTAACGGTTGTACCTCTTGGAACAGGTGATACAAGTTTAAGTCGCTATGTTGCTGACTGTCACCGGATTCTTAAAAAAGAGAAAATCAAATTTCAGCTAACTCCTATGGGAACAATTCTGGAGGGAGATTTGGACAAGATCTTTGAGGTAGTAAAAAAACTTCATGAGGTACCTTTTGATGCTGGCGCTCTCCGGGTTTCTACTACTTTAAAAATTGATGACCGCCGTGACCGGAAAGCCAGTATGGAACAAAAAATACGTTCGGTGGAAGAAAAATTACAGGAAAGTTGA
- a CDS encoding ClpP family protease, whose translation MKMEFHKNQVTGREGQYTTTQPPRSPKTVSPSPQFVPQPPQITPEQPQRHEPAGNGAPESVPKRKRPIRLRNASMTALRQFGQNNIPTDVQSDIHMLSIIGQIEGHMVLPPKNKSTKYEHILPQLMAIEENPKIKGLLVVLNTVGGDIEAGLAIAEMLASMTKPTVSLILGGGHSIGVPIAVAADYSFIARTASMTIHPIRLTGLVISVPQTYEYLEKMQDRVVKFVTSHSNISEDRFRQLMFQTGELVRDVGTVLVGEAAVKEGLIDEVGGLAQAIQKLHAYINENQKNLH comes from the coding sequence ATGAAAATGGAATTTCATAAAAATCAGGTAACTGGAAGGGAAGGTCAATATACTACAACTCAACCGCCGCGGTCACCAAAGACAGTATCACCATCGCCTCAATTTGTACCACAACCACCACAAATTACACCCGAACAGCCGCAAAGACATGAGCCCGCAGGAAATGGTGCACCTGAATCTGTGCCAAAAAGAAAGCGGCCAATTAGGTTAAGAAATGCTTCTATGACAGCATTAAGACAATTTGGGCAAAATAATATTCCTACTGATGTCCAGAGTGATATACATATGTTGAGTATTATAGGACAGATTGAAGGACATATGGTGCTGCCTCCCAAAAACAAAAGCACAAAATATGAACATATTTTGCCTCAACTTATGGCTATAGAAGAGAATCCTAAGATCAAAGGGCTTTTGGTGGTTTTAAATACTGTTGGTGGAGATATTGAAGCCGGATTAGCAATTGCCGAGATGTTGGCCAGTATGACTAAACCCACTGTATCTCTAATTTTGGGCGGTGGTCACAGTATTGGTGTTCCTATTGCAGTTGCGGCAGATTATTCATTTATTGCCCGGACGGCTTCTATGACTATCCATCCCATCCGTTTGACAGGATTGGTCATTAGTGTTCCTCAAACTTATGAATATTTAGAGAAAATGCAAGATCGGGTAGTGAAGTTTGTTACTTCCCATTCCAATATTTCAGAGGATAGATTTAGACAATTGATGTTCCAGACAGGGGAATTGGTTCGTGATGTAGGAACAGTTCTTGTTGGTGAAGCTGCGGTTAAAGAAGGGCTGATTGATGAAGTCGGTGGATTGGCTCAGGCCATTCAGAAATTACATGCTTATATTAATGAAAATCAAAAGAATTTGCACTAA
- a CDS encoding YlzJ-like family protein yields MHYSIIPSEIIFDEWDGEELNNYQEITFENRRFIVEPLEKNQAKIVQLLSSNPYDFLNRRYQPGSIIKFSPQMEN; encoded by the coding sequence ATGCATTACTCAATTATTCCATCTGAAATAATCTTTGATGAGTGGGATGGAGAAGAACTTAACAATTATCAGGAGATTACTTTTGAAAATCGGAGATTTATTGTTGAACCTTTAGAAAAAAATCAGGCAAAGATTGTCCAATTGCTCAGTTCCAATCCCTATGATTTTTTAAATAGGAGATATCAACCAGGGAGTATTATCAAATTTTCCCCACAAATGGAAAACTAA
- a CDS encoding Na/Pi cotransporter family protein encodes MLKVILFVFIGLVVFFQGLHMAEKGLKKGAGTRLKRILEIFTSNLINSIITGTIVTAIIQSSSAVSVMVIGFVSGGVMTLYQGMGVIIGANIGTTMTIHILSLKMNHLEWILCLLGLLLMAYGWVKKVSRTWYSGLISFGFGLIFLGLNLLQVGLSPLQYHPMFLRWLMRFSTQPLLGIVSGLSFTALIQSSSATSGIVLTLARQGMLALKGAIGVILGSNIGTCITAVLAALKTNRFARRIACFHVIFNCFGVLLFIPMLNRFTKLITFLASEPGKQVAIAHTLFNLITAVIILPFIKPLEQLLRDL; translated from the coding sequence TTGCTTAAAGTAATCCTCTTTGTTTTTATTGGTTTGGTCGTATTTTTTCAGGGTCTTCATATGGCAGAAAAGGGGCTTAAAAAAGGTGCTGGTACCAGATTAAAAAGAATCTTGGAAATTTTTACCTCTAATCTGATCAATAGCATTATAACAGGAACTATAGTAACTGCTATCATTCAGAGTAGCAGTGCTGTTTCTGTAATGGTAATTGGTTTTGTCAGCGGAGGTGTAATGACCCTTTATCAGGGTATGGGAGTAATTATTGGAGCCAATATCGGAACTACTATGACCATTCATATCTTATCATTGAAAATGAATCATCTGGAATGGATTCTTTGTTTATTGGGTTTATTGCTGATGGCTTATGGTTGGGTAAAAAAAGTTTCCAGGACCTGGTACAGCGGACTAATCTCTTTTGGGTTTGGATTAATCTTTTTGGGTTTGAATCTTTTGCAGGTTGGTTTATCTCCTCTCCAATATCATCCTATGTTTCTTAGATGGTTAATGAGATTTAGTACCCAACCTTTATTGGGAATTGTTTCAGGCCTGAGTTTTACAGCTTTGATTCAAAGTAGTAGTGCTACTTCGGGAATTGTATTGACTCTGGCCAGACAGGGGATGCTGGCATTAAAAGGAGCAATTGGAGTTATTTTAGGCTCTAATATTGGAACCTGTATTACAGCTGTTCTGGCTGCGCTTAAAACCAACAGGTTTGCTAGACGAATTGCCTGTTTTCATGTTATTTTTAATTGTTTTGGTGTTTTACTCTTCATTCCTATGCTAAATAGATTCACTAAATTGATTACTTTTTTAGCCTCTGAACCCGGGAAACAGGTTGCTATTGCCCATACTTTATTTAATTTGATCACTGCTGTTATCATTTTACCATTTATAAAACCGCTGGAGCAATTACTTAGAGATTTATAA
- the uppP gene encoding undecaprenyl-diphosphatase UppP, giving the protein MDFTIWKAIILGIVQGATEFLPVSSSGHLVLFQSLFGLKEGALTFDVFLHFGTLIAIIIAFWTDIKKMLLFKKSHRHLIYMILIGIIPTGIIGISFKDLFEQFFQSVFIVGYMLLLTGVLLWTSESFAKGDRTLKEMNTIDALIIGFAQGLAIIPGISRSGSTIVAGYFRGLNRDLAARYSFLVALPVIFGATLLEVKDILEGGGGDVSLINIIAGTLAAVISGYVAIRFLLKIIREKSLKPFAYYCWFIGIIIIISQII; this is encoded by the coding sequence ATGGATTTTACAATCTGGAAAGCCATTATTCTAGGAATTGTACAGGGAGCAACAGAATTTTTACCTGTAAGCAGTTCCGGTCATCTTGTTCTGTTTCAATCTTTATTTGGTTTAAAGGAAGGCGCGCTTACCTTTGATGTGTTTTTACATTTTGGAACTTTAATTGCTATTATTATTGCCTTCTGGACAGATATCAAGAAAATGCTTTTGTTTAAGAAAAGCCATAGACATTTAATTTATATGATATTGATTGGCATTATTCCGACTGGAATTATCGGTATTTCCTTTAAAGATCTTTTTGAACAATTTTTTCAATCGGTTTTTATTGTAGGATATATGTTGTTATTGACGGGAGTACTTCTCTGGACTTCTGAATCTTTTGCTAAAGGTGATAGGACTCTCAAAGAAATGAATACTATCGATGCTCTGATTATCGGTTTTGCTCAAGGGTTAGCGATTATACCCGGAATTTCCCGTTCAGGTAGTACTATTGTCGCCGGTTATTTTCGCGGTTTGAACCGGGATCTGGCAGCACGGTACTCATTTTTAGTTGCACTTCCTGTTATTTTTGGAGCTACCTTGCTGGAAGTAAAGGATATTCTGGAAGGGGGAGGAGGTGATGTAAGTCTTATTAATATAATTGCTGGGACACTTGCAGCAGTAATCTCTGGTTATGTGGCTATTCGATTTTTGTTGAAAATTATACGTGAAAAAAGTTTAAAACCTTTTGCATATTATTGCTGGTTTATTGGTATAATAATTATTATTAGTCAAATTATCTAA